CCCGGCAGCGCTGGGCGCCGAAGAGATGTCGCGCCTGTGGTCCGCGCTGCAGGCGCACTACCGGCCGACCGCCGCGTTCCAGGTGTCGGTGGTGCTGATCGAGTCCCGGCGGCCCGCACGCGGCGCGCTGCCCGTCCTGACACGCGGGGAAGCCATCCCCGGCACGCCGCGCGACCGGGGCGTGATGGTGTTCCCGGGCCTCACGCCGCCGCTGCCCACGCTGCTATCGGTGCAACCGGCGGGCAAGCAGCCGGTTGCCGTGCCCGGCGGCGCCGTGACGTTGCAGGGCCATCATCTGGACGGTTTGGCCCGCGTGGTGACGCTGCGCCACACGACGCTGGACGCCGAACGCACCATTGCCGTCGAGGCGGGCACGGACGCCTGGCTGCGGCTGACGATGCCCGCGGACCTGCCGGTCGGCGTGTACCGCATGCATGCCACGATGCAGGCCACCGATACCGGCCTGCGGCGCGACAGCAATCAGTTGGCGCTGGTGCTGGCGCCCGAGCCCGTGCTGCCGCCAGCCGCCGCCACGCGCAACGCCGGCACGGTGCGCATCACGCTGGGCATCGCGCCGCCGCTCCTGCCCGGCCAGGCGGCCAGCCTGCTGCTGGGCGACCGCGAGCTGCCCGCCGAACCCGCCGCCGCGCCCGCCAGCGCGCTCATCTTCGAATGGCGCGACGCGCCGCCCGCCGGTACGCGCTTTCTGGCGCGGCTGCGGGTGGATGGCATCGAAAGCCCGCTGGTTGACCGCGAAGCGGTCCCCGTCCGCTATCTTGACCGCCAGATCGAGCTGCCATGAACGCGCGCGCGCCCACCGACTGGATCGAAGCCAACCAGCAATTGCTGGCCGCCGAGTTCACGCGGCTGCGCACACGGCTGCGCAAGCCCGGCAGCCGGCCACCGCGCCACGGCGCGCAGCAGCTTGCGCAGGCGCGCGCCGCACTGGACGGCGACTCGGCCATCGACCAGTTGACGGCCACCTTCGGCCTGTCGGCGTTCGAACGCGACCTGCTGCTGCTGTGCGCCGGCATCGAGATGGACGCGGTGCTGGCCGACCTCTGCACCCACGCGAACGGACGAAATGGGAGTCAGCGCCATGCCACGTTTGCGCTGGCGCTGGCCGAACTGGAAGGCGCGCATTGGAGCGCCCTGTCGCCGCAGCGTCCGCTGCGCCGCTGGCGCCTGCTGGACGTGGACGACACGGCGGATCTGAGCACCGCGCGGCTGCGCATCGACGAACGCGTGCTGC
The DNA window shown above is from Achromobacter spanius and carries:
- a CDS encoding DUF4255 domain-containing protein, coding for MSNALAIAAVTAVIKDLLDSGMIDHAVTDALGAGVKVSALAPDAVSLDNQEDPQLNLFLHQVTPNAAWRNAALPSRDPAGERIANPPLALDLHYLLTAYGRAELQAEVLLGYALQLLHESAVLPREAVRRALDPDVVDGAILPTVYQSLRSADLASQIELLKITPAALGAEEMSRLWSALQAHYRPTAAFQVSVVLIESRRPARGALPVLTRGEAIPGTPRDRGVMVFPGLTPPLPTLLSVQPAGKQPVAVPGGAVTLQGHHLDGLARVVTLRHTTLDAERTIAVEAGTDAWLRLTMPADLPVGVYRMHATMQATDTGLRRDSNQLALVLAPEPVLPPAAATRNAGTVRITLGIAPPLLPGQAASLLLGDRELPAEPAAAPASALIFEWRDAPPAGTRFLARLRVDGIESPLVDREAVPVRYLDRQIELP